The stretch of DNA AACAGTTTCCTGGTGAGCAAATCCAACCGGGGAAACACCATCCTTAATCCTTGCCTCCAGATGCGAGCTGtccctttgattttttttttccataaaaacaaacaaacaaaaaaaaggcaaaagtgTTTTCTCTATTTACACCCTCACTGTCCACCGCTGAGAAGTTGAGGCTCCTTGGGGGTCCTGCGGCATTCGGGGAGGGCCCGGCGCTCCCGTTGGAGCTCACCCACCCTCAgcctcagcctctgctcccgACGTTTGCAGGCCTGGAGCTGCCTCTGGGCTTTATCCAGGGCGTCCAGGGCAGCTTCGGCACGGCGTTTCCAGAGCAGGGCACTGCCCACCTGGTAGCTGTGCTCGCTCTGGATGTAGGCGCCGGCTGGCGGCGGCAAGCGCAGCATGTAGAGAGAAGGAGAAACGGGGCGGGGGGGTCCAGGGGGGTCCTCTTCAGGGAGGGTAATGGTTTCTTTGTCCTCTGTCGTCACCAAAAGGGTATCTGGGAGATGACCGCGGGCGCCCGAGGGACCTGGAAGTGCTGGGACACCGGCGGGGTCTTCGCCTTCGCGGGGGAAGCAGGAGACGTCGGTGGAGAAGGAGGGGTCCGGGGGGGATGTGGGGGGATCCCGTCTGTAGGGAGAGAAGTGGGGATAAAATGAGGAGGGGGCATAACGTGATGGGGAGAGAGGTGACAGCCAGAGGTTAAATGGGGAGGGGGAACATGTTAATGGGGGGGGGGGCATGATGGAAGAGGGTTGAATGGAGTGGGGGGATGTGGTGGCAGGACATGATGGCTGGGGGTTAAATGGGGTGTGGGGGTATAATAACGGGGTGGGGGGACACAAAGTGGCAGAGGGTTAAATGAGATGAGGGGACAGGAAGGCAGGGGTTAAACAGGGGGGGAATACAACAGCAGCACCCTGTGTTTTTTTGCCACCCCAGAGACCCCCACAGCACTCACCTCCACTTCCTGGTGACTCCCCGGGGGGGTTTTGGGGTGTCAGCATCAGGGGGGGGGAGTCTGGGCTTTGTGGTCCGGGGGGGTCTGGGGGAGGTGGACTCAAAGACAGTGGGGACAGCACCTTCCTTCAGGCGGTGGTAGCCGCTGTGTTGGGGTGGTGAAGGACACAAAAAGAGGAGTCAGTGCATTTTTGGGGAGGGACATCAGTTTTTAAGAGCATCAGAATTTTAGGAGCGTCCCAAAAAAAATATAGGAACCACAAGGGCTCCCTGGGGTGCTCTACAGTCCTAGGAGGGTCCAAAAGCCCCAAGGTGGGGGGGTCTAAAGCCTGGATGGGTTCCCAAAAGTACCCAGAAAATCACTGGGGTGCTCCAAAACCTGGGGGAGGGTCTCCCAAAGTGACCCATGAACACCAAAGGTTCCTGGGCAGGGTTCTTTAGGGGATCTAAAACCATGGTAGGGTCCCCAAAACGCCCTGGGTGGTCCCTAGGAAGACCCCAACATCTATGGGGGCAGGATCTCAAGttgggaaactgaggcatggggggggggggaggagtcAGAGCAAACCATTTCCACCGAGAGGTGGGAAGGATCCCAAACTGGGAAActcaaacacaaaacaaaccattTCCTCGTGGCAGGGGGAGCACCAGCCCCTCCTACTCCCCCTCCCAGGTCAGGAACCCAAAGCAGAAGGGTGTCCCTCATTAGGCTCCCTGTTCATTAGGCTCCTCATTAGGCACCTGAAGCCGACGATCTCAAAGCAGCTCTTCTCAAAGTGCTGTGAGCAGAAGTAGATGTACTTGGAGGCTGGATCCCAGCGGCCCTCGCCGCTCGCGTCCCGTCGTCGGCTGTTCTCCAACCACAGAGCCCGACGGGGGTTGTCCTTTTTGGGCAGCCTGGGGGGGGAtatggggggatatgggggagGGGGGAATGACATCAGCTATGCTC from Meleagris gallopavo isolate NT-WF06-2002-E0010 breed Aviagen turkey brand Nicholas breeding stock unplaced genomic scaffold, Turkey_5.1 ChrUn_random_7180001957551, whole genome shotgun sequence encodes:
- the THAP7 gene encoding THAP domain-containing protein 7, with the translated sequence MSFPPPPYPPISPPRLPKKDNPRRALWLENSRRRDASGEGRWDPASKYIYFCSQHFEKSCFEIVGFSGYHRLKEGAVPTVFESTSPRPPRTTKPRLPPPDADTPKPPRGVTRKWRRDPPTSPPDPSFSTDVSCFPREGEDPAGVPALPGPSGARGHLPDTLLVTTEDKETITLPEEDPPGPPRPVSPSLYMLRLPPPAGAYIQSEHSYQVGSALLWKRRAEAALDALDKAQRQLQACKRREQRLRLRVGELQRERRALPECRRTPKEPQLLSGGQ